In Salinibacterium sp. NK8237, the following proteins share a genomic window:
- a CDS encoding RTX toxin, which translates to MKDTRGIAAAVALALVVGSGLAVVSVSSAAEAHYRDITVSCEAVHVTGSSYNTKGENYVTIQIDGGKTEKITFEKSFDSSNAMYAKLFTFSDPTVSHTFKATIQGWDGYKKELAGESTPCATPVIASLKATSCEVPGGSTDISATFKGLVADRKYELTLEGGTDGPRTVEYVPTQTTGSYTWTGVDPGASYKVTLTDTTNHKLSACKSVKTLECPAVAGIAIVPTECTVTGEEASLKVNVSNLVAGRTYLIEIVNATSGKIAESHEFQASASVGSYNATEVMTSGSYYATIVDMKQANATPLKSSTHTFLPCPEEIAKPVLTATQCDVVSSEGEGEIAVAVESLVPGRTYNIVVSSPSGTPVLSENDYVATSDRFEITLTDLPAGEYTASVTDAAVSEYTNSAVVTLLPCATNDTTVALTADECTIPGGDTSLTATVSDYAVGRDYTVAVMLDNVVVGEPRALDSSTGTAQQFTFDGLEAGHTYRVIVTDTASNPTVTAAADMFLAACPEAPAVLGSQVECSVDGESGIEVVAGNLFAGETYTVTVVVKSTGESVPGVEPVVFVADMPTRTVTIENLPTAETYTVTVESDSMELVSTSELTLEVCDLPTLPLPPEEPTTTTPSSVELPTLAYTGSSTIAPTLAGLGFLQLGLVLVGFSVARRRSVVRGS; encoded by the coding sequence TTGAAAGACACTCGCGGCATCGCCGCCGCAGTAGCTCTTGCTCTTGTCGTCGGATCAGGACTAGCTGTCGTCTCTGTGTCGTCTGCTGCTGAGGCGCACTACCGCGACATCACGGTTTCTTGCGAGGCGGTTCACGTTACGGGCAGCTCGTACAACACCAAGGGCGAGAACTACGTCACCATCCAGATCGACGGTGGTAAGACCGAGAAGATCACCTTCGAGAAGAGCTTTGACTCGAGTAACGCCATGTACGCGAAGCTCTTCACGTTCTCCGACCCGACGGTTTCGCACACGTTCAAAGCGACCATCCAAGGGTGGGACGGTTACAAAAAAGAACTCGCAGGCGAATCCACTCCTTGTGCGACTCCGGTTATCGCAAGTTTGAAAGCGACCAGCTGTGAAGTTCCGGGAGGATCCACCGACATTTCCGCAACGTTCAAGGGATTGGTCGCAGATCGTAAGTACGAGCTCACGCTAGAAGGCGGCACAGACGGTCCGCGCACCGTTGAGTATGTACCGACCCAAACCACGGGAAGCTACACCTGGACCGGTGTAGACCCTGGAGCCTCATACAAGGTAACGCTCACTGATACGACTAACCACAAGTTGAGCGCATGCAAGAGCGTCAAGACGCTCGAGTGTCCCGCGGTAGCTGGCATCGCCATTGTCCCGACGGAGTGCACGGTGACAGGCGAAGAAGCATCGCTCAAGGTCAACGTAAGCAATCTTGTTGCTGGTCGCACGTACCTCATTGAAATCGTCAACGCCACGTCAGGCAAGATCGCCGAGAGCCACGAATTCCAAGCGAGCGCTTCTGTCGGTTCATACAACGCGACTGAAGTGATGACCTCCGGTTCCTACTACGCGACGATCGTCGACATGAAGCAAGCGAACGCCACTCCGTTGAAGAGCAGCACGCACACCTTCCTTCCTTGCCCTGAGGAGATCGCGAAGCCAGTTCTGACCGCAACTCAGTGTGATGTTGTCTCGTCAGAGGGCGAAGGCGAAATCGCCGTCGCAGTCGAATCGTTGGTACCCGGCCGCACCTACAACATCGTTGTGTCGAGCCCGTCAGGCACCCCGGTTCTTTCTGAGAACGACTACGTCGCCACGAGCGACCGCTTCGAGATCACGCTGACCGACCTCCCTGCAGGCGAGTACACGGCGTCGGTTACGGATGCGGCTGTTTCGGAGTACACCAACAGCGCAGTCGTGACGCTGCTGCCCTGTGCGACGAATGACACCACTGTCGCGTTGACCGCCGATGAGTGCACCATTCCTGGTGGCGACACCTCGCTCACCGCAACGGTCTCTGACTACGCTGTCGGCCGCGACTACACCGTTGCAGTAATGCTCGACAACGTAGTTGTCGGTGAGCCTCGTGCACTTGACTCCAGCACCGGAACCGCGCAGCAGTTCACGTTTGATGGACTCGAAGCTGGACACACCTACCGCGTAATCGTGACGGACACTGCATCGAACCCCACGGTTACGGCAGCTGCTGACATGTTCTTGGCTGCGTGCCCAGAAGCCCCGGCAGTTCTCGGCTCACAGGTTGAGTGCAGCGTTGATGGTGAATCGGGCATCGAAGTTGTAGCAGGAAACCTCTTCGCTGGTGAAACCTACACGGTCACCGTCGTCGTCAAGTCGACTGGTGAATCGGTCCCCGGTGTCGAACCAGTAGTGTTCGTCGCTGACATGCCGACCCGCACTGTAACCATCGAGAACTTGCCTACCGCCGAGACTTACACCGTCACCGTCGAAAGCGACAGCATGGAACTCGTGAGCACGAGCGAGCTGACGCTCGAAGTGTGCGACCTTCCGACGCTCCCGCTTCCTCCCGAGGAGCCGACCACAACGACTCCTTCTTCAGTTGAGTTGCCGACCCTGGCATACACAGGCTCGAGCACAATCGCTCCGACACTCGCTGGACTCGGGTTCCTGCAGCTCGGATTGGTGCTCGTAGGGTTCAGTGTTGCGCGACGACGTTCGGTAGTTCGCGGCAGCTGA
- a CDS encoding ABC transporter ATP-binding protein, with amino-acid sequence MSTVGGPRRGGRVSGGDYSAQKAENAAAPKIPNLLHRIARLFDPHKPALTLTITLVLIGAAISVLPPLLTKQAFDEGLFPTTGTPDIPVLTQLVSIMIVLWVASAALGVWQTYLTATVGNKVMGALRVRLFDQLQRMELAFFTRTKTGVIQSRLQNDVGGVAGVLNNTVSSVIGNTVTVIAAFISMLVLSWQLTVVAIIVLPGIVIAQRRVGQIRARIATKTQESLSNMTAITQESLSVSGILLSKTFNQQDVETQRYSDENEQQVDLQVRQQMSGQWFFATVNIFLSVIPAIVYMVAAYLITGGVDVTAGTIVAFTTVQARLMFPLLGLMRVALDLQTSSALFARIFEYLDLKPAITDEADAHLVNTDKLGAIAFDNVTFRYPDADASTKPTLDSVSFSIEPGQYAAFVGPSGAGKTTVSYLIPRLHEASDGRVLFAGDDVKNLTQDSLIRNIGIVSQETYLFHASIAENLSYARPDATTEQIEAAARAANIHETIMSFPDGYATTVGERGYRLSGGEKQRIAIARVLLKDPGVLILDEATSALDSISERIVQAALDTASRGRTTIAVAHRLSTVRSADVIFVVVAGAIVERGTHAELITRGGEYSRLYAEQNRTD; translated from the coding sequence ATGAGCACAGTAGGTGGCCCCCGGCGTGGTGGCAGGGTCAGCGGTGGAGATTATTCCGCCCAGAAAGCGGAGAACGCGGCAGCTCCCAAAATTCCGAATCTCCTCCACCGCATCGCTCGACTTTTCGATCCCCACAAGCCGGCTCTCACTCTCACCATCACGCTGGTGCTGATCGGCGCAGCCATCAGCGTGCTGCCGCCACTACTGACCAAGCAAGCCTTTGACGAGGGCCTTTTCCCCACAACGGGAACACCAGACATTCCTGTACTGACACAACTCGTCAGCATCATGATCGTGCTCTGGGTCGCCTCTGCCGCGCTGGGCGTCTGGCAGACCTACCTCACCGCGACAGTCGGCAATAAGGTCATGGGTGCTCTCCGAGTGCGCCTCTTCGACCAGCTGCAGCGTATGGAGCTCGCATTCTTCACCCGCACAAAGACGGGCGTCATCCAATCCCGACTCCAAAACGATGTCGGTGGAGTCGCCGGTGTGCTCAACAACACCGTGTCGAGCGTGATCGGTAACACCGTCACGGTGATTGCCGCGTTCATCAGCATGCTTGTGCTGAGCTGGCAGCTCACCGTGGTCGCAATCATCGTGCTTCCGGGCATTGTGATTGCTCAACGACGTGTCGGACAAATACGTGCGCGCATTGCTACGAAGACTCAAGAGTCGCTCAGTAACATGACGGCGATCACTCAAGAGTCACTGAGCGTTTCGGGCATCCTGCTCTCCAAGACCTTCAATCAGCAAGACGTCGAGACCCAGCGGTACTCCGACGAGAACGAACAGCAGGTCGATCTGCAGGTGCGTCAGCAGATGAGTGGGCAGTGGTTCTTTGCCACCGTCAACATCTTCCTCTCGGTCATACCGGCGATCGTCTATATGGTCGCCGCCTACCTTATTACTGGTGGCGTTGACGTGACCGCCGGAACAATCGTCGCCTTCACCACCGTGCAGGCACGCCTCATGTTCCCTCTTCTTGGTCTCATGCGTGTGGCACTCGACCTTCAAACCTCGTCAGCACTCTTCGCGCGCATTTTCGAATACCTCGACCTCAAGCCCGCGATTACCGACGAGGCTGATGCTCATCTGGTAAACACAGACAAGCTCGGAGCGATCGCTTTCGACAACGTGACATTCCGCTATCCGGATGCTGACGCATCCACGAAACCGACGCTCGACTCGGTGAGCTTCTCGATCGAGCCCGGACAGTACGCGGCGTTTGTCGGCCCGTCCGGTGCCGGCAAAACCACGGTGTCGTATTTGATCCCGCGCCTGCACGAAGCGAGCGACGGGCGCGTGCTCTTTGCCGGGGATGACGTCAAGAATCTCACTCAAGATTCCCTCATTCGCAACATCGGCATAGTGAGCCAAGAGACTTATCTCTTTCACGCGAGCATCGCCGAGAACCTTTCCTACGCGCGACCGGATGCCACTACCGAGCAGATTGAAGCTGCGGCCCGTGCCGCTAACATCCACGAGACGATCATGTCGTTCCCCGACGGTTACGCCACCACGGTGGGGGAGCGCGGGTACCGGCTTTCGGGCGGCGAGAAGCAGCGCATCGCTATTGCGCGTGTGCTGCTCAAAGATCCTGGGGTGCTGATTCTCGACGAAGCAACGAGTGCGTTGGACTCGATCTCCGAGCGCATCGTGCAAGCCGCTCTCGACACTGCTTCGCGGGGTCGAACCACCATCGCGGTAGCGCACCGGCTGTCGACAGTACGTTCAGCTGACGTGATCTTCGTTGTCGTCGCTGGCGCGATTGTGGAGCGGGGAACGCACGCCGAGTTGATCACGCGCGGCGGCGAGTACTCGCGGTTGTATGCGGAGCAGAACCGTACCGACTGA
- a CDS encoding multidrug effflux MFS transporter, translating into MTTVVHPGDSLSARQRLVYVLVLGALTALGPFTVDLYLPAFPLIEADLDTTAAIVQLTLTATTLGFALGQLIVGPLSDRIGRRLPLLVATSVHLMASIGVALAANIELLFVFRLIQGMGAAAGAVVTMAIVRDLFGGLPLVRMLSRLALVQGLAPILAPLIGSQLLLITPWRGMFVFLAIYAGLVLIAAWFLIIETLPPARRRDLGHATAGQRYKALFTDRVFVGTAIIAGMTFSGLFAYLASSPFLLQNVYGLDPQAFGLVFAVNSVGVVIGVQSAAFLMRFIGPQWILAGSGVMLLLSASTIVFLDIVNGDLITVLIPLFFFVMSCGFSFPCTQVLALANHGGEAATAASVLGAVNFGLAGLTSPIVGAFGITNAIPMGIVMGSTAIVSIIVMWTVIRPRTVPALSR; encoded by the coding sequence TTGACTACCGTCGTTCATCCCGGTGACTCACTCTCTGCACGTCAACGGCTTGTGTATGTTCTCGTGCTTGGTGCGCTCACTGCGCTCGGGCCGTTTACCGTCGACCTGTACTTGCCGGCGTTCCCGCTCATTGAAGCGGACCTCGACACGACCGCCGCCATAGTGCAGCTCACGTTGACAGCGACGACCCTTGGCTTTGCGCTTGGTCAACTGATCGTTGGCCCGCTGAGCGACCGAATCGGTCGACGCCTTCCGCTACTCGTTGCCACGAGCGTGCACCTCATGGCGAGTATCGGAGTTGCCCTCGCGGCCAACATCGAACTGCTCTTTGTCTTTCGCCTTATCCAAGGAATGGGAGCGGCGGCGGGTGCTGTCGTCACTATGGCAATCGTGCGCGACCTCTTCGGCGGGCTTCCTCTGGTGCGGATGCTGTCACGCCTTGCCCTCGTGCAGGGACTTGCGCCCATCTTGGCTCCGCTCATCGGGTCTCAGCTTTTGCTGATCACCCCGTGGCGTGGAATGTTTGTCTTCCTGGCGATCTACGCCGGTTTGGTACTGATAGCGGCGTGGTTTCTTATTATCGAAACCTTGCCGCCAGCCCGGCGCCGAGATCTCGGCCATGCGACGGCAGGGCAACGCTACAAGGCACTCTTCACTGACCGGGTATTCGTGGGCACGGCGATCATCGCGGGAATGACCTTCTCAGGGCTCTTCGCCTACCTCGCCTCATCGCCGTTCCTCTTACAGAACGTCTACGGTCTTGATCCTCAAGCGTTCGGTCTTGTCTTCGCCGTGAACTCGGTGGGGGTCGTGATCGGAGTCCAGTCCGCAGCATTCCTGATGCGATTCATCGGGCCGCAGTGGATTCTTGCAGGCTCCGGAGTCATGCTGCTGCTCTCGGCATCCACAATTGTGTTCCTCGACATTGTGAACGGCGATCTCATCACGGTGCTGATTCCCCTGTTCTTCTTCGTGATGTCCTGTGGCTTCTCGTTCCCCTGCACTCAAGTGTTGGCGCTCGCCAACCACGGGGGAGAAGCAGCGACGGCGGCGTCAGTGTTGGGCGCCGTGAACTTTGGCCTTGCCGGACTCACCTCACCCATCGTCGGTGCCTTCGGAATCACCAACGCCATCCCGATGGGCATTGTGATGGGGAGCACGGCAATCGTGTCGATCATCGTCATGTGGACGGTCATCCGTCCGCGCACCGTGCCCGCGCTATCGCGCTAA
- a CDS encoding phosphatase PAP2 family protein, whose translation MNSEISPAEARQITRRWPLISGVSAVVLAVLLGALIATRDGVLSLDQLVLDDLLNIRADVFTVPALAMNFLGGGWFGVFVVPLGGALAFFLVKRRWAALYFLLASALSAGVVQLLKSLYGRARPDEILVTADVGSFPSGHVANAATLAVVLIILLQRRWVLVAGIVYTILMILSRTYLGAHWLSDTIGGALVGIGVAVIVWAPFAQALATEGTQFGIKKRARRPHSVG comes from the coding sequence GTGAACTCTGAAATCTCGCCCGCAGAAGCCCGTCAGATCACCCGGCGGTGGCCCCTTATTAGCGGCGTGAGCGCGGTGGTGCTTGCAGTGCTGCTCGGCGCACTGATCGCGACACGAGACGGCGTGCTGAGCCTCGACCAGTTGGTGCTCGACGATCTGTTGAATATCCGTGCCGATGTTTTCACTGTGCCGGCCTTGGCCATGAATTTCTTGGGTGGCGGCTGGTTTGGGGTGTTCGTCGTACCGCTCGGAGGAGCTCTTGCTTTCTTTCTGGTGAAACGTCGCTGGGCTGCTCTCTACTTTCTACTAGCCTCCGCGCTCAGCGCTGGCGTCGTTCAATTGCTCAAGTCACTCTATGGCCGTGCGCGGCCCGACGAGATTTTGGTGACCGCCGACGTCGGTTCATTCCCCTCGGGGCATGTGGCGAACGCGGCAACGCTCGCGGTCGTGTTGATCATCCTGTTGCAGCGGCGGTGGGTTCTGGTGGCCGGCATCGTGTACACAATCTTGATGATTCTGAGTCGAACGTATTTGGGAGCTCACTGGCTCAGCGACACCATTGGTGGCGCACTCGTTGGCATCGGTGTCGCAGTCATTGTGTGGGCGCCCTTCGCGCAGGCCTTGGCGACTGAAGGCACACAATTCGGCATCAAAAAGCGCGCTAGGCGACCCCACTCCGTAGGCTAG
- a CDS encoding helicase HerA-like domain-containing protein, translating to MTDAAAQVEAAKKALAEAQAALAAAELASAEAALAAEQAAAEPSEAATAEAAAEATPAEATPAEAAPEQPATAKPASANPAAAQPSKSTDSGDGPLAVAEVTEIREGYAFEGEVLEMGALVNGDALADVPVRIPIAMLNRHGLVAGATGTGKTKTLQVLAEQLSAAGVPVFAADIKGDLSGIATAGSSSEKLLERTESIGQDWQPAASPTEYFTLGGKGIGVPIRATVSSFGPLLLSKVLGLNDTQESSLGLIFHYADQTGLPLVDLSDLRAVVQYLLSDDGKAELKNLGGLSSATAGVILRELIGFANEGADEFFGEPEIDTSIFLRTNAEGKGIVSLLELPGVSNKPALFSTFLMWLLADLFNDLPEVGDIDKPKLVFFFDEAHLLFNDASKDFIESITQTVRLIRSKGVGVVFVTQTPKDVPSDVLAQIGSRFQHQLRAHTPDSAKALKATVSTYPTSGYDLGEVLTSLATGEAIITVMNEKGAPTPVAWTRLRAPQGSMSPTDAATMEAAVAASPLMVTYGTAIDRESAREILAVKMNAAAEADAKAEAAEAAEAAAKVAAKDAEKLAKAQAKEQAKVQADYERALKDMNKKTTSRTTTRTTTRKQPNVLGDALGSRTGQTVVREVLRGIFSTLKRR from the coding sequence ATGACGGATGCCGCAGCCCAAGTAGAAGCAGCCAAGAAAGCCCTAGCGGAGGCACAGGCTGCGCTCGCGGCTGCCGAACTGGCATCGGCGGAGGCCGCGCTTGCCGCCGAGCAAGCGGCTGCCGAACCGTCGGAGGCGGCAACCGCCGAAGCCGCTGCCGAAGCGACCCCCGCCGAAGCGACTCCCGCCGAAGCTGCTCCGGAGCAGCCGGCCACCGCAAAACCGGCCAGCGCAAACCCGGCCGCAGCACAACCTTCCAAGAGCACCGACTCTGGTGACGGGCCTCTCGCCGTGGCCGAGGTTACCGAAATCCGCGAGGGCTATGCCTTCGAGGGTGAGGTGCTTGAGATGGGCGCTCTCGTCAATGGGGATGCGCTCGCTGATGTTCCCGTGCGCATTCCGATTGCGATGCTTAACCGTCACGGCTTGGTGGCTGGTGCTACGGGAACCGGTAAAACGAAGACTCTGCAGGTGCTTGCCGAGCAGTTGTCGGCCGCCGGGGTTCCGGTTTTTGCCGCCGATATCAAGGGTGACCTTTCGGGGATCGCTACGGCAGGCAGTTCGAGCGAGAAGTTGCTGGAGCGCACCGAGTCGATCGGGCAAGACTGGCAGCCCGCGGCATCCCCGACGGAGTATTTCACGCTCGGCGGTAAGGGCATCGGCGTTCCCATTCGTGCGACAGTTTCGAGCTTTGGGCCACTGTTGCTCTCGAAGGTGCTCGGCCTCAACGACACCCAAGAATCGAGCCTGGGCCTGATTTTCCACTATGCCGACCAGACGGGTCTGCCTCTGGTCGATCTCAGCGATCTGCGCGCTGTTGTGCAATACCTGTTGAGCGATGATGGCAAGGCTGAGTTGAAGAACCTGGGCGGGTTGTCCTCTGCGACGGCCGGCGTCATCCTGCGTGAACTCATTGGCTTTGCGAACGAGGGTGCCGATGAGTTCTTTGGCGAGCCCGAGATCGATACCTCGATCTTTCTGCGCACCAACGCCGAGGGCAAGGGCATCGTAAGCCTGCTCGAGCTGCCGGGCGTGAGCAACAAACCGGCGCTCTTCTCGACGTTCTTGATGTGGCTTCTTGCCGATCTCTTCAACGACCTGCCTGAAGTGGGTGACATCGATAAGCCAAAACTGGTCTTCTTCTTCGATGAAGCTCATTTGTTGTTCAACGATGCGTCGAAGGACTTCATCGAATCGATCACGCAAACGGTTCGGCTGATCCGTTCCAAGGGGGTCGGCGTGGTGTTTGTGACGCAGACGCCCAAGGATGTGCCGAGCGATGTGCTCGCGCAGATTGGATCCCGCTTCCAGCACCAGCTGCGCGCCCACACGCCTGACTCGGCAAAAGCGCTCAAAGCGACAGTGTCGACTTACCCGACGTCGGGTTATGACTTGGGCGAGGTGTTGACCTCCCTCGCCACCGGTGAGGCGATCATCACTGTCATGAACGAAAAGGGAGCTCCGACCCCGGTGGCGTGGACTCGGTTGCGTGCCCCACAAGGCTCAATGTCGCCAACGGATGCCGCCACGATGGAGGCTGCGGTCGCGGCATCCCCGTTGATGGTGACCTACGGCACCGCGATCGATCGTGAATCTGCGCGGGAAATCTTGGCTGTGAAGATGAATGCAGCGGCGGAAGCGGATGCCAAGGCGGAGGCAGCAGAAGCGGCTGAAGCGGCCGCGAAAGTTGCCGCCAAAGACGCGGAGAAGCTCGCGAAGGCGCAGGCCAAAGAGCAGGCGAAGGTGCAAGCCGACTACGAACGAGCGCTCAAGGATATGAATAAAAAGACGACGTCGCGCACCACAACGCGCACGACAACGCGCAAGCAACCCAACGTTTTGGGTGACGCCTTGGGTTCACGAACTGGACAGACGGTCGTGCGCGAGGTGCTTCGCGGGATTTTTTCGACACTTAAACGTCGCTAA
- a CDS encoding ABC transporter substrate-binding protein produces the protein MRKPLSIIAGAVALGLVLAGCSSTPSSDPENADQVEVFTWWASGSEKVGLDALVTVFAEQNPDIEFINASVAGGAGSNAKAALASRLESNDPPDTFQAHAGAELTDYINAGQLQDLSSFYQENGLTDVFPESLIERITVDGAIYSVPSNIHRANVVWANTQVLEDAGIDPMAAPADIDAWLVDLKKLKDAGVETPLALGTEWTQMQLFENVLIADLGAEGYSGLWTGDTAWDDAGVETAIGHYGDLLEYTNSDFAGLDWDAATQIVLDGNAAYNVMGDWAESAFQQAGWTYDDEYTTWATPGTDGVFDFLADSFTLSVGAPHEAAAIDWLTTISSAEGQKAFNLAKGSIPARTDTVAADYPAYQQTAIKSFGEDTVVSSLAHGAAASIAWSGDISSAIGKFGADRDAASLLSGLVAAADKAQG, from the coding sequence ATGCGTAAGCCACTTTCCATTATCGCCGGGGCGGTGGCCTTAGGCCTCGTTCTTGCGGGCTGCTCGAGCACCCCTAGCTCAGACCCCGAAAACGCTGACCAGGTTGAGGTATTCACCTGGTGGGCCTCAGGATCAGAAAAGGTCGGCCTTGACGCTCTCGTCACGGTATTCGCCGAGCAGAACCCTGACATTGAGTTCATCAATGCGTCTGTAGCTGGCGGCGCCGGCTCCAACGCCAAGGCAGCTCTTGCGTCACGTCTTGAGTCGAATGACCCGCCGGACACGTTCCAGGCTCACGCCGGAGCAGAGCTCACGGACTACATCAACGCCGGTCAGCTTCAGGACCTCAGCTCGTTCTACCAAGAGAACGGACTCACCGATGTCTTCCCCGAGAGCCTGATCGAGCGCATCACCGTTGACGGCGCCATCTACTCGGTACCTAGCAACATCCACCGTGCCAACGTCGTCTGGGCCAACACCCAAGTGCTCGAGGATGCCGGCATCGACCCGATGGCCGCTCCTGCCGACATCGACGCGTGGCTTGTTGACCTGAAGAAGCTCAAGGACGCCGGAGTCGAGACTCCTCTCGCTCTCGGAACCGAGTGGACTCAGATGCAGCTCTTCGAAAACGTGCTCATCGCTGACCTTGGCGCTGAGGGCTACTCGGGACTCTGGACCGGCGACACCGCCTGGGATGACGCTGGAGTAGAAACCGCAATCGGTCACTACGGCGACCTGCTCGAGTACACCAACAGCGACTTCGCTGGCCTCGACTGGGATGCTGCAACGCAGATCGTTCTCGATGGCAACGCCGCCTACAACGTCATGGGTGACTGGGCCGAGTCTGCATTCCAGCAGGCTGGTTGGACCTACGACGACGAGTACACCACCTGGGCAACCCCCGGCACCGATGGAGTCTTCGACTTCCTCGCTGACTCGTTCACCCTCTCGGTAGGTGCTCCTCACGAAGCAGCTGCCATTGACTGGCTGACGACCATCAGCTCGGCTGAGGGCCAGAAGGCATTCAACCTTGCTAAGGGTTCGATCCCGGCACGTACCGACACGGTCGCTGCTGACTACCCCGCGTACCAGCAGACGGCTATCAAGTCGTTCGGCGAAGACACCGTTGTTAGCTCGCTCGCCCACGGTGCAGCAGCAAGCATCGCCTGGTCAGGAGACATCTCTTCGGCCATCGGTAAGTTCGGCGCCGACCGCGACGCAGCATCGCTGCTTTCCGGACTCGTTGCCGCTGCTGACAAGGCTCAGGGCTAA
- a CDS encoding carbohydrate ABC transporter permease, with protein MKKGYKNWGPPLLLISPTIIVLGIFVYGLIGANISVSLSNRNSLVPATEFVGLDNYIALFGEERFIHSLQNLGIFTLFFIGGTMIFGFLWAWMLDKGVTAEGVFRSVFLFPMAISFVASGVVWRWLLNSAEGDRASGLNRVFENLGLDFLQNSWWNDPTWGMAAIALPAIWQLAGYVMALFLSGFRGIPEELREAARMDGATEWKLYRYVIFPQLSPVALSALIIVGHMSLKVFDLIMAITKSIYQTEVPATYLWVALTSNDYAKSATIATILLLFVAVVIVPYLIYTARAEKRQG; from the coding sequence GTGAAAAAAGGATACAAAAACTGGGGCCCACCGCTCCTCTTGATATCCCCGACGATTATCGTCCTCGGGATATTTGTTTATGGCTTGATCGGCGCCAACATCTCGGTGTCGCTCAGCAACCGGAACAGTCTTGTTCCCGCTACTGAGTTCGTTGGACTCGATAACTACATCGCTCTGTTTGGCGAAGAGCGCTTCATCCACTCGCTTCAGAACCTTGGTATCTTCACCCTCTTCTTCATCGGTGGCACCATGATCTTCGGATTCTTGTGGGCGTGGATGCTCGACAAGGGCGTCACCGCAGAGGGCGTTTTCCGCTCGGTGTTCCTGTTCCCCATGGCGATCTCGTTCGTGGCATCCGGTGTCGTCTGGCGCTGGTTGCTCAACAGCGCTGAGGGTGACCGTGCATCCGGACTCAACCGGGTCTTCGAGAACCTCGGGCTCGACTTTCTCCAGAACTCGTGGTGGAACGATCCAACCTGGGGCATGGCGGCCATTGCGTTGCCCGCCATCTGGCAGCTCGCCGGCTACGTCATGGCGCTCTTCCTTTCGGGCTTTCGTGGCATCCCTGAAGAGCTGCGCGAAGCAGCCCGCATGGATGGCGCGACCGAGTGGAAGCTCTACCGCTACGTGATCTTCCCCCAGCTCAGCCCCGTCGCGCTGTCGGCTCTCATCATCGTCGGCCACATGTCGCTGAAGGTCTTCGACCTCATCATGGCGATCACCAAGTCGATCTACCAGACCGAGGTTCCCGCAACCTACCTGTGGGTTGCTTTGACCTCTAACGACTACGCCAAGTCGGCCACTATCGCGACGATCCTGTTGCTCTTCGTTGCCGTCGTAATCGTCCCGTACCTGATCTACACCGCTCGCGCAGAGAAGAGGCAAGGATGA
- a CDS encoding carbohydrate ABC transporter permease, with amino-acid sequence MSVATGLDKKPSEPTTESHMPQSSAIRARAGLSRTAKYVLLVFFLVIVLMPVYVLIVTSLKPPQDVNPATSWGLPVRWPWEPAFEGGPTGFDNWALAWNALSASIGRTFLLAIPAALIASFLGAMNGFVLARWRFPYADVVFTFILFGMFIPYQAIMTPLVQMKTSLGLPSDVSTLLVVHVIYGLPICTLIFRNYYAGIPHELMEAARMDGSGMLRTFRSIVLPLSLPGFVVTIIWQFTSAWNDFLFALFLSNQNEGPVSLALNNLAQGAQLANYGAAMAGALLASLPTLVVYIVLGKYFIGGLMSGSVKS; translated from the coding sequence ATGAGTGTCGCAACTGGACTCGACAAGAAGCCAAGCGAACCCACCACTGAGTCGCACATGCCGCAGAGTTCGGCGATCCGTGCGCGGGCTGGTCTGAGCCGCACCGCGAAGTACGTGCTGCTGGTGTTCTTCCTGGTCATTGTGCTGATGCCCGTGTACGTGCTGATCGTCACGAGCCTCAAGCCGCCGCAGGACGTCAACCCCGCCACCTCCTGGGGCTTGCCCGTTCGCTGGCCGTGGGAACCCGCGTTCGAGGGCGGACCAACCGGCTTCGACAACTGGGCTCTCGCCTGGAACGCGCTGTCGGCATCCATCGGTCGCACGTTCTTGCTGGCGATCCCTGCCGCACTGATCGCGTCGTTCCTCGGAGCAATGAACGGCTTCGTTCTCGCCCGCTGGCGCTTCCCGTACGCCGACGTCGTCTTCACGTTCATCCTGTTCGGAATGTTCATTCCGTACCAGGCGATCATGACGCCGCTCGTGCAGATGAAGACCAGCCTCGGATTGCCGAGCGATGTCTCCACCCTGCTCGTGGTGCACGTGATTTACGGTTTGCCGATCTGTACGTTGATCTTCCGCAACTACTACGCCGGCATCCCTCACGAGCTCATGGAAGCTGCCCGCATGGATGGTTCGGGGATGCTGCGCACGTTCCGCAGCATCGTCTTGCCGCTGTCGCTCCCCGGCTTCGTTGTCACGATCATCTGGCAGTTCACCTCAGCGTGGAACGACTTTCTGTTCGCGCTATTCCTGTCGAACCAGAATGAGGGGCCTGTATCGCTCGCGCTCAACAACCTGGCACAGGGAGCTCAACTGGCGAATTATGGTGCCGCGATGGCGGGAGCGCTGCTTGCATCGCTGCCCACACTGGTCGTGTACATCGTGCTCGGCAAGTACTTCATCGGCGGTCTGATGAGTGGCTCGGTCAAGAGCTAA